One Vitis vinifera cultivar Pinot Noir 40024 chromosome 8, ASM3070453v1 genomic window carries:
- the LOC100262467 gene encoding 1-acyl-sn-glycerol-3-phosphate acyltransferase 2, which yields MRDSNNNKILSLKEKLLYDFIKFLLPLLFFSTLEASVLPSFSPTLLICGFGDMAIAAAAVVVPLGLLFLTSGLVVNLIQAVCFILVRPLSKSTYRRINRVVAELLWLELVWLIDWWAGVKIQLYTDPETFRLMGKEHALLISNHRSDIDWLVGWVLAQRSGCLGSTLAVMKKSSKFLPVIGWSMWFSEYLFLERNWAKDESIIKSGLLRLKDYPQPFWLALFVEGTRFTQAKLLAAQEYATASGLPVPRNVLIPRTKGFVSAVSHMRSFVPAVYDVTVAIPKTQPSPTMLRLFKGQPSAVHVHIKRHLMKELPETDDAAAQWCRDVFVAKDALLDKHKVEDTFGEGEFQDTGRPIKSLLVVISWACLLILGALKFLQWSSLLSSWKGISFTAIGLAIVTVLMHILIKFSQSERSTPAKVAPAKPKNGGESSEPGRHKHH from the exons aTGCGagattcaaataataataaaatattaagtttaaaggaaaaattactttatgattttatcaaatttcTTCTCCCTCTTCTCTTTTTCAGTACATTGGAAGCCTCTGTCTTACCCTCGTTCTCTCCGACGCTTCTAATTTGTGGTTTTGGGGATATGGCGATTGCAGCGGCTGCCGTTGTCGTTCCGCTGGGTCTTCTCTTCCTCACCTCCGGCCTTGTAGTTAATCTCATTCAG GCAGTTTGTTTCATCCTTGTTAGGCCTCTGTCAAAAAGTACATACAGAAGGATCAACAGAGTGGTAGCAGAATTATTATGGCTCGAGCTTGTGTGGCTTATTGATTGGTGGGCAGGGGTTAAG ATCCAACTGTACACAGATCCAGAAACGTTTCGCTTAATGG GTAAAGAACATGCACTTCTTATATCAAACCACAGAAGTGACATTGATTGGCTTGTTGGATGGGTTTTGGCTCAG CGATCAGGTTGCCTTGGCAGCACATTAGCTGTAATGAAGAAATCATCAAAATTCCTTCCG GTGATAGGTTGGTCAATGTGGTTTTCTGAGTATTTATTTCTGGAAAGAAACTGGGCCAAGGATGAAAGCATAATAAAG TCAGGTCTTCTACGGTTAAAGGACTACCCTCAGCCTTTTTGGTTGGCTCTTTTTGTTGAGGGAACTCGCTTTACACAGGCAAAGCTTTTAGCAGCTCAAGAATATGCAACTGCATCGGGGTTGCCTGTTCCTAGAAATGTTCTGATTCCCCGTACTAAG GGTTTTGTTTCAGCTGTCAGTCACATGCGTTCATTTGTTCCAGCTGTTTATGATGTAACAGTGGCAATTCCCAAAACTCAGCCTTCACCAACAATGCTCAGACTCTTTAAGGGGCAACCTTCTGCA GTGCATGTGCACATCAAGAGGCATTTGATGAAGGAATTGCCTGAAACAGATGATGCTGCAGCACAATGGTGTAGAGATGTATTTGTCGCCAAG GACGCCTTATTGGACAAGCATAAGGTAGAAGACACATTTGGTGAAGGAGAATTTCAAGACACTGGTCGACCAATAAAGTCCCTTTTG GTTGTCATCTCTTGGGCATGCCTCCTTATCTTAGGGGCTCTAAAGTTCTTGCAGTGGTCTTCACTCCTATCCTCATGGAAGGGAATTTCATTTACTGCAATTGGGTTAGCCATTGTCACTGTCCTTATGCACATCCTCATCAAATTCTCTCAATCAGAGCGTTCCACGCCTGCCAAGGTTGCTCCAGCAAAGCCCAAGAACGGGGGAGAATCATCAGAACCAGGTCGCCACAAACATCACTAA